The Zobellia alginiliquefaciens genome contains a region encoding:
- a CDS encoding TonB-dependent receptor: MTKKRIDKKRQRRFTPLLSLVLLLVAAYGMAQENYTVSGKITDAANGETLFGASVFLEGTSIGVVTNEYGFYSITAPEGNYRLHISYMGYSEKYQAVTLDKNQKVDFEISEASTELEEVVVSADEPERAVLRKPEMSVVKMNIATVKQMPVVLGEVDVLKSLQMLPGVTNNGEGTGGFHVRGGAGDQNLVLLDEAIIYNTSHMFGFFSVFNADAIKDVKLYKGGIPARYGGRVSSVLDVRQKDGNNKHFAATGGIGIISSRLALEGPLFKEKGSFLVAGRRSYADLLLKAAGEDNSVSFYDLNLKTNYKINANNRLYLSGYFGRDAFELGENFSSSYGNSTGNLRWNHIFNDRLFSNLSAVYSKYDYDLGITTAEFDWVSSITNYNLKYDFKYYLSDKFKLDFGASGIYYDFDPGKISPTSETSAVNPMTLDSKKAFESGLYINAEHKLTDKLTAQYGLRYSGFTRLGGQPIVNYANNQPVVYNPTLDIYERGTEVGETYYEKGDAIETFGNFEPRASLAYVLNDNSSVKAGFSRVAQYIHLLSNTSSATPLDVWAPSGEFIKPQLSNQYALGYFRNFKDKTYSMEAEVYFKNTDNRIDYIDGSDLIGQNTIETEILTGESRAYGLELLLRKNEGDFTGWISYTLSKSEQRTPGGNAGGLGINNGDWYNTPYDRTHDISVSGAYKLNDKLSFGANLVFQTGRPVTYPNGQYEYEGISIASYADRNSDRLPSYHRLDLSVNYKPNRKPEKRFKGEWVLGIYNAYNRKNAASISFGQNLETGANEATRTAIFGIVPSLTYNFKF, translated from the coding sequence ATGACGAAAAAAAGAATAGATAAGAAGCGGCAACGAAGGTTTACACCCTTACTAAGCTTAGTATTGCTGCTGGTGGCCGCATACGGTATGGCCCAAGAAAATTATACCGTAAGCGGGAAAATAACAGATGCAGCCAATGGAGAAACTCTTTTTGGAGCTTCGGTATTTTTAGAAGGCACCAGCATTGGTGTGGTAACCAATGAGTATGGTTTTTATTCCATTACGGCTCCGGAAGGCAATTATCGCTTGCATATCTCATACATGGGGTATTCGGAAAAGTACCAAGCGGTTACTTTAGATAAAAACCAGAAAGTAGATTTTGAAATTTCAGAAGCTTCAACCGAGCTAGAGGAAGTTGTGGTTAGTGCGGATGAACCGGAAAGAGCGGTTTTGCGAAAGCCGGAAATGAGTGTGGTTAAAATGAACATTGCCACTGTAAAACAAATGCCAGTTGTTTTGGGAGAAGTAGATGTTCTGAAATCCTTACAAATGCTTCCCGGGGTTACAAATAATGGGGAGGGTACTGGAGGATTCCACGTACGCGGTGGTGCCGGAGACCAAAATCTGGTATTGTTGGATGAAGCTATCATTTATAATACGTCTCACATGTTCGGATTCTTCTCGGTTTTTAACGCAGACGCCATTAAAGATGTTAAACTGTATAAAGGAGGCATTCCTGCTAGGTATGGCGGTAGAGTATCCTCCGTGTTGGATGTACGTCAAAAAGATGGGAATAATAAGCATTTTGCCGCAACAGGGGGAATAGGTATTATCTCCAGTCGGCTTGCACTGGAAGGCCCTTTATTTAAAGAAAAAGGTTCGTTCTTGGTGGCTGGGAGACGTTCATACGCAGACTTGTTGTTAAAGGCTGCAGGTGAAGATAATAGCGTGAGTTTTTACGACTTAAACTTAAAGACGAACTACAAGATAAATGCAAACAATAGATTATACCTTTCCGGGTATTTTGGAAGGGATGCTTTTGAACTAGGAGAGAATTTCTCTAGTAGTTACGGTAATTCAACAGGTAACTTACGTTGGAACCATATTTTTAATGACAGGCTTTTTTCCAATCTATCGGCAGTTTATAGTAAATACGATTATGATTTAGGTATTACTACAGCAGAGTTTGATTGGGTTTCATCCATTACAAATTATAACCTGAAATATGATTTTAAATATTATTTGAGTGATAAGTTTAAGCTCGATTTTGGGGCAAGCGGAATTTATTATGATTTTGATCCGGGAAAAATTAGTCCTACTTCTGAAACTTCTGCGGTAAACCCAATGACATTGGATAGTAAAAAGGCATTTGAGAGCGGTCTCTATATTAATGCCGAACATAAGCTAACCGATAAACTAACCGCACAATACGGACTGCGTTACAGCGGATTTACAAGACTTGGTGGACAACCTATAGTAAACTATGCCAACAATCAGCCTGTTGTATACAACCCCACTTTGGATATTTACGAACGGGGAACCGAAGTAGGAGAGACCTACTACGAAAAAGGGGATGCTATAGAAACATTTGGAAATTTTGAGCCTAGAGCTTCTTTAGCTTATGTTTTAAATGATAATTCTTCTGTAAAAGCAGGGTTTTCTAGGGTGGCACAATACATTCATTTATTATCGAACACCTCTTCTGCGACTCCGTTGGACGTTTGGGCACCAAGTGGTGAGTTTATCAAACCACAGTTGTCAAATCAATATGCATTGGGGTATTTTAGAAATTTTAAGGATAAAACTTACTCGATGGAAGCCGAAGTTTATTTTAAAAACACCGATAATCGAATTGATTATATAGATGGCTCCGACTTAATTGGGCAGAACACTATAGAAACAGAAATTTTAACGGGAGAGTCACGCGCTTATGGTCTTGAACTCCTTTTACGCAAAAACGAAGGCGATTTTACAGGGTGGATTTCATATACCTTGTCTAAATCTGAACAACGCACGCCAGGCGGTAATGCTGGTGGTTTAGGGATAAACAATGGGGATTGGTATAACACGCCCTATGATAGAACACATGATATTTCTGTTTCCGGTGCTTATAAGTTGAATGATAAGTTGAGTTTTGGTGCTAACCTGGTTTTTCAAACCGGGAGACCGGTAACGTATCCAAACGGCCAATATGAGTATGAGGGTATTTCCATTGCTAGTTATGCAGATAGAAATTCTGACCGTTTACCTTCTTATCATCGTTTAGATTTATCTGTCAATTACAAACCCAACCGTAAACCTGAAAAACGTTTTAAAGGGGAATGGGTATTAGGTATTTATAATGCTTATAACCGTAAAAATGCCGCCTCAATTTCCTTTGGTCAGAATTTAGAAACGGGAGCTAATGAAGCTACCAGAACGGCTATTTTTGGAATAGTTCCTTCGTTAACCTATAACTTTAAATTTTAG
- a CDS encoding RNA polymerase sigma factor, translating to METDIRFTHRSLVESSKSGDRNAQYQLYELYVDAMYNIGMRFLGIKEDAEDIVQDSFVDAFKNLHNFKYESTFGAWLKRIVINKSINHLKVKRLPLAAMDDHEYHLTIEEEKEKVDAVDIQKVKTGIEKLPLGYKQIINLYLLEGYDHNEISEVLGISTSTSKSQYHRAKKKLVEIINTL from the coding sequence TTGGAAACCGATATCCGCTTTACGCATAGGTCACTTGTTGAAAGCAGCAAGTCTGGCGATAGAAACGCACAGTACCAACTGTACGAGCTCTACGTGGATGCCATGTACAATATTGGAATGCGGTTTTTGGGAATTAAAGAAGATGCGGAAGATATTGTACAGGACAGTTTTGTAGATGCTTTTAAAAACCTGCACAACTTTAAATATGAATCCACTTTTGGAGCATGGTTAAAGCGGATAGTCATTAACAAAAGCATAAACCATTTAAAAGTAAAACGTCTACCCCTTGCGGCAATGGACGACCATGAGTATCACCTGACCATAGAAGAGGAAAAAGAAAAGGTAGATGCTGTTGACATACAGAAAGTTAAAACAGGAATTGAAAAGCTTCCCCTGGGCTATAAACAAATAATTAACCTGTATTTGCTTGAAGGTTATGACCACAATGAAATAAGCGAGGTGCTGGGTATTTCCACATCCACCTCAAAATCACAATACCACAGGGCCAAAAAGAAACTAGTTGAAATTATAAACACATTATAA